The following are encoded in a window of Desulfuromonadales bacterium genomic DNA:
- a CDS encoding S-adenosylmethionine synthetase N-terminal domain-containing protein, whose product MTDFLFTSESVSEGHPDKVADQISDA is encoded by the coding sequence ATGACCGATTTTCTTTTTACCTCCGAATCGGTGAGTGAAGGGCACCCCGACAAAGTTGCGGACCAGATCTCGGACGCG
- the ptsP gene encoding phosphoenolpyruvate--protein phosphotransferase, giving the protein MMVSEKTEITQDTFLVGIGASPGIAIGETFMLNRARMAAVERHIATEEVPAEIDAFMAAVRLSKKQLEEVKQGVTDRQLAEHLYIIDTHLLILEDQLLIDDTIAHIKKELVNAEGALKRTLSRFRQVFEAIEDEYLRERRSDIDSVGDRLLRNLMGVSQQSLAGIDRKVVIVAHDLSPADTMQMDKERIIGFLTDVGGRTSHTAILARSLGIPAIVGLESVTSLVAGGVPVIIDGSAGTVIFNPSPETFKEYLQKRQAYEYLEKELLSYRTLAAETLDGFRVHLRGNIELAEEIPLALEQGAEGIGLFRTEFLYMNRPAPPTEEEQVRIYREIIEKMAPQPVTVRTLDVGGDKFVPEINLIDEANPAMGLRAIRFSLKERRLFKQQLRAILRASAFGRVRVMFPMISGVAEIRACKACLEEARAELVAENIPFDPDLPVGIMIETPSAAMIAELLAREVDFFSVGTNDLIQYCLAVDRGNEHVAYLYEPLHPAVLRALRMICAAGKAAGIEVGMCGEMAGEPLYALVLLGLGFNELSMNAPGIPRVKRILRQIRRDEGERLLAELLELPTAREVTQRLEEEMSRRFPELFGAPLI; this is encoded by the coding sequence ATGATGGTTTCGGAGAAGACTGAAATTACCCAGGACACTTTCCTGGTCGGTATCGGGGCTTCGCCGGGCATTGCCATCGGCGAGACCTTCATGCTCAACCGCGCCCGAATGGCGGCGGTGGAGCGGCATATCGCCACGGAGGAGGTGCCGGCCGAAATCGACGCCTTCATGGCGGCAGTCCGGTTGTCCAAGAAACAGCTCGAGGAGGTCAAGCAGGGCGTCACCGACCGGCAGTTGGCCGAGCACCTCTATATCATCGACACCCATCTGCTCATTCTTGAAGACCAGTTGTTGATCGACGATACGATCGCTCATATCAAAAAGGAGCTGGTCAACGCCGAGGGGGCGCTGAAGAGAACCCTGAGCAGGTTCCGGCAAGTCTTCGAAGCCATCGAGGATGAGTATCTCCGTGAGCGGCGCTCGGATATCGACTCTGTCGGCGACCGTCTGCTGCGCAATCTGATGGGGGTCAGCCAGCAGTCCCTGGCCGGTATCGACCGCAAAGTGGTTATCGTTGCCCATGACCTGTCGCCGGCCGATACCATGCAGATGGATAAGGAGCGCATCATCGGTTTTCTCACCGACGTCGGTGGGCGTACCTCGCATACCGCCATTCTGGCCCGCTCCCTGGGAATTCCTGCCATCGTCGGCCTGGAATCGGTCACTTCCCTGGTCGCTGGCGGGGTTCCGGTGATTATCGACGGCAGCGCCGGGACGGTCATTTTCAATCCATCCCCGGAAACTTTCAAGGAGTATCTGCAGAAGCGGCAGGCCTACGAATATCTCGAAAAGGAACTGCTGTCCTACCGCACTCTGGCAGCTGAAACCCTTGATGGTTTCCGGGTTCACCTGCGCGGCAACATCGAATTGGCCGAGGAGATCCCCCTGGCGCTGGAGCAGGGGGCGGAGGGGATCGGCCTCTTTCGCACTGAGTTCCTCTACATGAACCGTCCCGCTCCGCCGACCGAGGAGGAACAGGTCCGGATCTACCGGGAAATCATCGAGAAAATGGCGCCGCAGCCGGTGACGGTCCGTACCCTGGATGTCGGCGGGGACAAGTTCGTGCCGGAAATCAATCTCATCGACGAGGCGAATCCGGCCATGGGACTGCGGGCCATCCGCTTCTCGCTCAAGGAGAGGCGCCTGTTCAAACAACAGCTGCGCGCCATTTTGAGGGCTTCCGCCTTCGGCCGGGTACGGGTCATGTTCCCGATGATTTCCGGGGTGGCCGAAATCCGCGCCTGCAAGGCCTGCCTGGAAGAGGCCAGGGCAGAGCTCGTTGCCGAGAACATCCCCTTCGACCCCGACCTGCCGGTCGGCATCATGATCGAGACGCCGTCGGCGGCGATGATCGCCGAGCTGCTGGCCCGGGAAGTCGACTTCTTTTCGGTGGGGACCAACGACCTGATCCAGTACTGCCTGGCGGTGGACCGTGGCAACGAACATGTAGCCTACCTCTACGAACCGTTGCACCCGGCCGTTCTGCGGGCACTGCGAATGATCTGCGCCGCCGGCAAAGCGGCCGGCATCGAAGTCGGCATGTGCGGAGAGATGGCCGGGGAGCCGCTCTACGCGCTGGTCCTTCTCGGTCTGGGCTTTAACGAACTGTCGATGAACGCGCCCGGTATTCCCCGGGTCAAACGCATCCTGCGGCAGATCCGCCGCGATGAAGGTGAACGGCTGCTTGCCGAACTCCTCGAGCTGCCCACCGCTCGCGAAGTGACGCAGCGGCTCGAAGAAGAGATGTCTCGCCGTTTTCCGGAGCTGTTCGGCGCTCCGCTTATCTAA
- a CDS encoding HPr family phosphocarrier protein, translating to MDKRLFTIKNRLGLHARAAAQLVQTANRFRADVKVEKDGLEVNGKSIMGILMLAAPQGSRISVTVSGEDAEQAMTAIGQLIDDGFGED from the coding sequence ATGGACAAACGTTTATTTACCATTAAGAACCGCCTCGGCCTGCACGCACGAGCGGCGGCCCAGTTGGTGCAAACCGCCAACCGGTTCCGGGCCGATGTGAAAGTCGAGAAGGATGGGCTGGAAGTCAACGGAAAGAGCATCATGGGAATTCTAATGCTGGCCGCCCCGCAGGGGTCACGGATCTCGGTGACCGTGTCCGGCGAAGATGCCGAGCAGGCCATGACGGCCATCGGGCAACTGATCGATGATGGTTTCGGAGAAGACTGA